In a single window of the Cucurbita pepo subsp. pepo cultivar mu-cu-16 chromosome LG18, ASM280686v2, whole genome shotgun sequence genome:
- the LOC111780340 gene encoding cytochrome P450 94B3-like, which translates to MQLIYFALSLFFLLSLSSTAFFCLYLSFFKFYCFSKNRFYSPPSYPLIGCLISFYKNRRRLLSWYTHLLSHSPTQTIVVNRLGSRRTVVTANPANVEHMLKTNFVNYPKGKPFTDILGDLLGCGIFNVDGDLWSTQRKLASHEFSAKSVREFVVKTLEDEVHLRLIPLLHNAARTNAVLDLQDVLGRLAFDTVCKVTVGTDEQCLDMSRPVPAIVNSLDTATGISARRAVAPLFVTWKAKRMLNVGSEKKLKEAVEMVHEWVSNIIHNRNLNNSNTLDHNHTHGDLLSRLLSAGHSQEVVRDMVVSFIMAGRDTTSAAMTWLFWLLTKHPKVEQAIVDEAIKLSGDSETASLGYGYEELKDMKYLKACLCESMRLYPPVAWDSKHAAAPDILPDGTPVRKGDRVTYFPYGMGRMEELWGKDRLEFKPDRWFQNGELKPVSPFKFPVFQAGPRMCLGKEMAFIQMKYVMATVLKRFEFRPANENAPVFVPLLTAHMAGGLKVYVGERKEQKSTI; encoded by the exons ATGCAACTCATCTACTTCGCCCTCTccctcttcttccttctaTCACTCTCTTCCACGGCCTTCTTCTGTCTCTATCTCTCCTTCTTTAAATTCTACTGCTTCTCCAAAAACCGCTTTTATTCCCCTCCGTCATACCCTCTCATCGGCTGCTTGATCTCTTTTTACAAAAACCGGCGCCGCCTTCTAAGCTGGTACACCCACCTCCTTTCCCACTCTCCCACTCAGACCATTGTGGTGAATCGCCTTGGTTCGAGGCGGACCGTTGTCACCGCCAACCCCGCCAACGTCGAGCACATGCTCAAGACCAATTTTGTTAACTACCCTAAAGGGAAGCCGTTTACTGATATACTCGGCGATCTCCTCGGCTGTGGCATTTTCAATGTCGACGGCGATTTATGGTCCACCCAACGCAAGCTTGCTAGCCATGAATTTTCCGCTAAGTCTGTTAGGGAATTCGTCGTTAAGACACTTGAAGATGAAGTTCATCTCCGTTTGATTCCGTTGCTCCATAACGCTGCTCGAACTAACGCCGTCCTCGATTTGCAAGATGTCTTGGGAAGACTCGCTTTTGACACCGTTTGTAAG GTGACTGTAGGTACAGATGAGCAGTGCTTGGACATGTCGCGCCCAGTACCGGCAATAGTAAATTCATTGGACACGGCAACTGGGATCAGCGCAAGGAGGGCAGTAGCGCCACTTTTTGTCACGTGGAAGGCCAAGCGCATGCTCAACGTCGGCTCCGAAAAGAAGCTCAAAGAAGCGGTGGAAATGGTCCATGAATGGGTCTCCAACATCATTCATAACAGAAACCTGAACAATAGTAATACGCTCGATCATAACCACACACACGGCGATTTGTTATCTCGCCTCTTGTCGGCCGGCCACAGCCAGGAAGTGGTTAGAGACATGGTCGTCAGCTTCATAATGGCCGGCCGTGACACTACCTCCGCCGCCATGACGTGGCTTTTCTGGTTGCTCACTAAGCACCCCAAAGTCGAACAGGCCATAGTGGACGAAGCCATTAAATTGTCTGGCGATTCCGAAACTGCGTCGTTGGGTTATGGTTACGAAGAATTGAAGGATATGAAGTATTTGAAGGCGTGTTTATGTGAGTCCATGCGGCTATACCCGCCGGTGGCTTGGGATTCGAAGCACGCAGCGGCGCCGGATATCCTGCCGGATGGAACTCCGGTGAGGAAAGGGGACAGAGTCACGTATTTTCCGTATGGAATGGGGCGGATGGAGGAGCTGTGGGGGAAGGACCGACTCGAATTCAAACCGGACCGGTGGTTCCAAAACGGGGAGTTGAAACCGGTGAGTCCGTTCAAGTTCCCGGTGTTTCAAGCCGGTCCAAGGATGTGCTTGGGAAAGGAAATGGCGTTCATTCAGATGAAATACGTGATGGCCACGGTTTTGAAGCGGTTTGAATTTAGACCGGCGAATGAAAATGCGCCGGTTTTTGTCCCCTTGTTGACAGCTCATATGGCTGGTGGACTGAAGGTTTATGTGGGGGAAAGGAAAGAACAAAAGTCAACCATCTAG
- the LOC111780341 gene encoding SNF1-related protein kinase regulatory subunit gamma-1-like → MVMAATEESPRSPEAKVGMRVEDLWDVQEPQLSPTEKLNACFESIPVSAFPSAPLNQVIEIKSDSSLAEAVQILAQHKILSAPVVDVDAPDHSSWIDRYLGVVEFAGIAVWILYQSEPPSPRSPSDGSAVAAARNGVISPLEQQVLGPESAASTPGSFFESLTSSELYKSTQVRDISGSFRWAPFLALQTSNSFLTMLLLLSKYKMKSIPVVDLGEGKIENIITQSAVIHMLAECAGLQWFESWGTKTLSELGLPMMSPASIVKVYEDEPVLQAFKLMRKKKVGGIPVIEKGGSKAVGNISLRDIHFLLTAPEIYHDYRSITAKNFLTAVRSYLEKHEEFSPMLSDMITCKKDHSVKDLILLLDSKKIHRVYVVDDNGNLEGVVTLRDIISRLVHEPRGYFGDFFDGVLPLPENSRV, encoded by the exons atgGTGATGGCAGCGACAGAGGAGAGTCCGAGAAGCCCAGAGGCGAAGGTGGGGATGCGAGTGGAAGATTTATGGGACGTTCAAGAGCCGCAGCTCAGCCCCACTGAAAAGCTTAATGCTTGCTTTGAAAGCATCCCCGTCTCTGCCTTTCCTTCTGCCCCTCTTAATCAAG TAATTGAGATCAAATCGGATAGCAGTCTAGCTGAAGCTGTTCAAATTTTGGCCCAACATAAGATCCTCAGTGCACCGGTAGTGGACGTTGACGCACCTGATCATTCAAGTTGGATTGATAGATACCTTGGAGTCGTTGAGTTTGCTGGAATTGCCGTTTGGATTCTTTATCAG TCGGAACCTCCATCCCCGAGAAGTCCTAGTGATGGAAGTGCTGTGGCTGCGGCAAGAAATGGGGTGATATCTCCTTTAGAACAGCAGGTACTCGGCCCAGAATCCGCCGCATCGACGCCGGGAAGCTTTTTTGAGTCGTTAACTTCCTCTGAATTGTACAAGAGCACACAG GTGCGAGACATCTCGGGATCTTTCCGTTGGGCGCCATTTCTTGCGTTGCAGACGTCGAATTCCTTCTTGACAATGTTGTTACTGCTATCAAAGTACAAAATGAAAAGCATAccagtggtggacttgggggAGGGAAAGATTGAGAACATCATTACACAATCAGCTGTGATTCACATGTTAGCAGAATGTGCAGGGCTTCAATGGTTTGAAAGTTGGGGAACAAAGACGCTCTCGGAGCTCGGTCTTCCGATGATGTCACCGGCTTCTATTGTCAAGGTGTACGAGGACGAGCCTGTTCTTCAAGCATTCAAACttatgaggaagaagaaggttgGAGGTATACCTGTTATTGAAAAGGGTGGAAGCAAGGCTGTAGGCAACATTAGTTTAAGAGATATTCATTTCTTGCTTACTGCACCAGAAATCTACCACGATTACAG ATCGATAACAGCCAAGAACTTTCTGACTGCGGTTAGAAGCTACTTAGAGAAGCATGAAGAGTTCTCTCCGATGCTGAGCGACATGATTACGTGCAAGAAGGATCACTCTGTAAAGGATTTGATTTTGCTGCTCGACTCGAAGAAGATCCACCGTGTGTATGTAGTCGACGACAATGGCAATCTGGAAGGAGTTGTCACCCTCAGAGATATCATCTCGAGGTTAGTCCATGAACCTCGCGGTTACTTTGGCGATTTCTTCGACGGTGTTCTACCATTGCCTGAGAATAGTCGGGTTTGA
- the LOC111780338 gene encoding exocyst complex component EXO70B1-like: protein MAATNTNVATAVDDRVLATAQQIVKSLNTPKEVREDMLLILSNFDNRLSSIGSMINSDNNSNTENDRLDAAEKVILRWDPNSDVPRPSLNWEDSPDEAAEYLSAVDDILRLVEGLSIGSESTKIVARAENAIQMAMCRLESEFRHILIQSTVPLDADRLYGSIRRVHLSFASHYSEIDDEFESFGEESRNSGRFHERGATIGEDSWVDLIHPDAAVDLSEIADRMIRSGYEKECVQVYSTVRRDALDECLAILGVERLSIEEVQKSDWKFLDEKMKKWIQAVKITVRLILVGEKRLCDQIFSGANESQEICFNETAKGCVMQLLNFGEAVAIGKRSPEKLFRILDMYDALAGVLPHLEAMVSDEFLIGEVHGVLSGLGEAATGTFVEFENAILSENSKKAMQNADIHPLIRYVMNYVRLLVDYSKTMNSLLEDEEEQDMPNEKDNDDILQLESTSPLARRLFMLLSSLESNLVEKSKFYEDVSMQFIFLMNNILYIVKKVKDSELAQLLGDNWLRRRSGQIRQYETSYLRASWSKVLSCLKDEGIGGSPSNASKVALKEKFKNFNAGFEEICRVQTAWKVSDTQLRDELIISVSEKVIPAYRSFLGRFRNQLESGRHSGKYIKYTPEDLENYLSDLFEGSLAVSHHLRRKST from the coding sequence ATGGCCGCCACCAACACCAATGTCGCCACCGCCGTCGACGACCGCGTCTTGGCCACTGCGCAGCAGATCGTCAAGAGCCTCAATACCCCTAAAGAGGTTCGTGAGGACATGCTCTTGATTCTCTCCAATTTCGATAATCGCCTTTCCAGTATCGGTAGTATGATCAACAGTGACAACAACTCCAACACCGAGAACGATAGGTTGGATGCTGCTGAGAAGGTGATTCTACGTTGGGATCCTAATTCAGATGTACCGAGACCGTCGCTTAATTGGGAGGACTCGCCGGACGAGGCGGCTGAATATTTATCTGCGGTGGATGATATACTCCGGCTAGTTGAAGGCCTGTCAATTGGGTCCGAGTCGACCAAGATCGTTGCCCGGGCGGAAAACGCGATCCAAATGGCGATGTGTCGGCTCGAGAGCGAATTTCGCCATATCCTGATCCAGAGCACAGTTCCTCTCGACGCCGATCGGCTCTACGGCTCGATCCGAAGAGTTCACCTCTCATTTGCGTCCCATTACAGTGAAATTGACGACGAATTCGAGAGTTTCGGCGAGGAAAGTCGCAATTCCGGGCGATTCCATGAGCGAGGTGCGACAATTGGAGAAGATTCTTGGGTCGATTTGATCCATCCCGATGCGGCTGTTGATCTCTCGGAAATTGCGGACCGTATGATTCGCTCTGGCTACGAAAAGGAGTGTGTTCAAGTCTACAGCACCGTTCGTCGCGATGCTTTGGACGAGTGTTTGGCAATTCTTGGCGTCGAACGGCTCAGCATTGAGGAGGTTCAGAAAAGTGACTGGAAATTTCTAGacgagaagatgaagaaatggaTCCAGGCCGTCAAAATTACTGTCCGGTTGATTTTGGTCGGTGAGAAGAGGCTCTGTGACCAGATTTTTAGTGGCGCCAATGAATCCCAGGAGATTTGTTTTAACGAAACAGCAAAAGGGTGTGTAATGCAGCTGCTAAATTTCGGTGAGGCAGTGGCTATTGGGAAGAGGTCACCGGAGAAGCTGTTCCGAATCTTGGATATGTATGACGCTCTGGCTGGCGTTTTGCCACACTTGGAAGCCATGGTTTCCGATGAGTTTCTGATCGGTGAAGTACACGGAGTATTGTCTGGACTGGGAGAAGCAGCCACGGGAACTTTTGTGGAGTTTGAGAACGCTATTCTTAgcgaaaattcaaagaaagcAATGCAAAATGCCGATATTCACCCGCTCATTCGATATGTAATGAATTATGTTAGGCTGCTGGTTGATTACAGTAAGACAATGAACTCTCTTTTAGAAGATGAGGAAGAACAAGACATGCCAAATGAGAAGGATAACGATGATATACTGCAGTTGGAAAGCACGTCGCCTTTGGCTCGTCGATTGTTCATGTTGTTATCGTCTCTGGAGTCCAATCTTGTGGagaaatctaaattttatgagGATGTTTCTATGCAGTTCATATTCCTAATGAACAATATACTGTACATAGTGAAAAAGGTGAAAGATTCTGAGCTTGCCCAGCTGCTTGGCGATAACTGGCTTCGCAGGCGTAGCGGCCAAATTCGCCAATATGAAACTAGTTACCTTAGAGCCTCTTGGAGCAAAGTCTTGTCTTGCTTAAAGGATGAAGGCATTGGTGGGAGCCCAAGCAACGCCTCCAAGGTAGCTTTGAAGGAGAAGTTCAAGAATTTCAATGCAGGTTTTGAGGAAATCTGCAGGGTTCAAACAGCTTGGAAGGTGTCGGATACTCAACTGCGCGATGAGCTGATCATATCGGTTTCGGAGAAGGTGATTCCTGCGTACCGCTCCTTCTTAGGAAGGTTTAGAAATCAGTTAGAGAGCGGAAGGCATTCTGGGAAGTACATAAAGTACACGCCAGAGGATTTAGAGAACTATCTGTCAGATTTGTTTGAAGGATCACTTGCTGTATCACATCACTTGCGAAGAAAGAGTACTTGA